AACCTTGTTAAGCGCTTTTAAGTGCCCGTCTGATAAGTCCATAACATGGATATAGTCTCTTACGCCTGTACCGTCATGTGTAGGATAGTCATCGCCAAATACTGATAAACATTCTAACTTTCCAACTGCAACCTGAGAAATATACGGAATAAGGTTATTAGGAATACCGTTAGGGTCTTCCCCAATTAGTCCGCTCTCATGTGCGCCGACAGGGTTAAAGTATCTTAAAATAGCAATATCCCATTCGTTATCAGATACATATAAATCTCTTAAAATATCTTCAATAAATAATTTTGTTCTTCCATATGGGTTTGTACAAGAAAGAGGGAAATCTTCCTTGATAGGCACTGTGTGAGGGTCTCCGTAAACTGTTGCAGAAGAAGAAAATACCATCTTCTTAACATTGTGTTTTCCCATAATTTCTAAAAGTTTTAGAGTTCCTGAGATATTGTTTTCATAATATTTTAAAGGAATAGACACACTTTCGCCAACAGCCTTTAATCCTGCAAAGTGAATAACTGCATCTATTTTATTTTCTTCAAATACTTTTTCTACTCCTTCATAATCAAGAAGGTCTGTTTTGTAGAATTTAAAATCTTTACCTGTTATTTTTTTAACACGGTTTAATGATTCTTCACAGCTGTTAGACAAATTGTCTAAAACAACTATATCATATCCTGCTTCCAAAAGCAATACTGAT
This DNA window, taken from Clostridia bacterium, encodes the following:
- the galE gene encoding UDP-glucose 4-epimerase GalE is translated as MNILVTGGAGYIGSHTSVLLLEAGYDIVVLDNLSNSCEESLNRVKKITGKDFKFYKTDLLDYEGVEKVFEENKIDAVIHFAGLKAVGESVSIPLKYYENNISGTLKLLEIMGKHNVKKMVFSSSATVYGDPHTVPIKEDFPLSCTNPYGRTKLFIEDILRDLYVSDNEWDIAILRYFNPVGAHESGLIGEDPNGIPNNLIPYISQVAVGKLECLSVFGDDYPTHDGTGVRDYIHVMDLSDGHLKALNKVLNKSGVVTYNLGTGNGYSVLDMVKAFAKASGKEINYKIAPRRPGDIAECFADPEKAYRELGFKAVKNLEDMCRDTWRWQEGNRNGYKK